CAATATTCTCACCACTATCTTTGAAAACTTTTTTGCTCATGCATCACAAGAAGGTGGGACTTGTTTAAATGAACACAGAAACATTTATGAAGCGATTATGGCAGGCAATGTAGACAAAGCCCGTGAAGCCTCACGAAAACACCTTTTATCAATGTCCCATGATCTAACCAGCTAATTTTAAAAGTAGATCATAAAAACACCGCCAACTGGCGGTGTTTTTGTATGACAAAGTAAGGCGGATAAGGTTAAATTGTTTCTGCTTGAGCTTCTTTGCCGCTCTCAACTTTATCATCAACCGCTTTCGCACAGCTAATAGTAACTGCCATAATGATGACCATTTACATAAAGTCAGATCGGACGACCATAGGCTGAACCATGATGGAGCAAGCCATTGACCATGGCCACATTTGATAATAGCGCTACAGCACACACTTAACAAAAAGCTATTTCTCACCGTCAACACACCTATAGTTAGGATATTGAAATACTGTTATGGCATGCATCTAAGTGGATTTATATTACAATAAAACAAATATAAGATATGTGTCTATTGGTGTGTTATTTAGCTGAGATTAACTGGCTAGAACCACGCTCAATAATTTGAAAATCGAGCACATGCCTAAGCTCGCTTACGCTAACATCATTCAGCTTCTCAAACTTGGTCGAAGCCAAAATGCTAATCGCCATTTGCGCCATTTCATCAATGGGTTGCCTTACAGTAGAAATATTCGGCCATACAATTTTCGCCACTTGAGTATCATCAAACCCCACAATAGCCACATCGTTAGGAATGTCTAATCCCTTAACTTGCGCAATTGAAATAACGGCGGCAGCCATATCATCATTGGCAGCAAAAATTGCTGTGGGTCTATCCGCTAGACTTAGAAGGTTTTGCCCAGCATTCATACCTGACTGATAAGTAAAACTGCCTTGCTCGACATATTCGGGTGGTACCACGATTTGATTTGATCTCAGCGCATCTAAATACCCCTGATAACGCAAGCGACTTACGCCTTGCTTGGTATCTCCAATAATGTGAGCAATTTTTTTATGGCCTTGTTTAATCAACATTTCGGTTAGTTCAAATGAGGCCTGATAATCGTCCATGCAAATATAGGGCGATAAGGCCAACTGCGTATCAGGCGCCACACGTACAAAGGGGATTGCAGCATGCGTAAGCACATCAATAATGGCTTGGTTGTCACACAATGGCGGCAATAAAATCATCCCGTCAACTTGGGTGACTTCAATGAGCTCTTTTACCGACGTAATGGTTTTATCAATTTGGTCATTGGCTTTTTCAACAATCAAGTGATAGCCCGCATTACGGCTTGAATGTAGCGCACTTAATAAAAACTGACTGATATAGGCATCACTTGGGTTATCATATAACAAACCTAAAAAGAATGACTTACCACTAGCAAGCCGACGAGCCGACACATTAGGGCGATAGCCCATTTTCTCAACCACGGCCATGACTTTATCGCGAGTTTTAGGGCTGACTTTGGCATCTTGATTTAGTACTCGAGAAACGGTCATCATCGACACGCCCGCTTGCTCTGCCACATCTTTAATACGCGCTCTTTTTAGATCAGCCATGTACTACCTTTCATTCATTTTCAATAATATCAATGAGTAACATCAAACTTTACTGCAGTTTGATCATCGCTTTAACCTGAGCTAATAACTGCTGGAACGTCAAACTATGCTGATGACTAACCACATGGCTTTCAATTTTACCCTGATTAATTAGATTAACCATTTCTTGCGCTTCATAATGATATCCAAGGGATTGACGGTTATCCGCAAAGTGATCAACTAAAAGATCAAGCTCAAACAAACTGCACTCTGACGCTCTAAAGGCATCAGGTATTTCAATAATTCCTTTATCGCCAATGATATAAGCTGTGTTGCTTAATTTACATTGAAAAGACGTCGCAAGATTAATTTTAACTTCTCCACAGCGCCCCATCATCATAACATCGTCTTCAACGCCATTTGGAAGCACATCAGCGATAACCTTTAATTCCGTCAACGGTGCTTGCACAAAGTAATGGGCGATGGCCAACGGATAAATACCCATATCCAGTAAACACCCTCCAGCTAAATCAGGATTATACTCACGGCCGCTGGGTTCAAAAGCTATCGGGTAGCCAAAGTCTACTTTCACATGTTTTAGTTTGCCTATTCGGCCTTCATATAACCATTGCTTGGCTTTTATCATCGCAGGCAAAAAATAAGTCCACATAGCCTCCATCAGCAAAAGTTGCTTCTGTTTTGCCAGCTTAGCCAGCGCTAGCCATTCATCCACAGATACCGTCACAGGCTTTTCACACAACACGTGCTTACCCGCCATTAATGCATCATATACATTTTGAAAATGAAAATTATGTGGTGTTGCAATGTACACCACATCAATATTAGGATCAGCAAACATTGCCTGATACCCTTCATAACAATGCTCAATACAATGTTGTGCGGCAAAGGCTCGGGCATGATTGATATCTCTTGCCGCCACGCCATACGCGATACAGCCTTTTACATAGGCCAAATCTTGGCAAAACTGCGCTGCAATTCTTCCACTACTGACAATCCCCCAATGGATCATGGTTTATTTCCTTATAATTGAAAGGCTGTCATAAAGACAGCATACATTGCAACAAACACCTCACAGCTAACTGTTAGCGCTATCCGAGCTATAAAATAGCAGTAAAGCAAGTATAAATTACAACATAAAAAATCTACTTGTCAGTTAAAACAACCAAAACTAATGTTAGCGATAATAACCGCCCAAGCTGTACCCCGCCCTAAAAATCACCAAAGTTTTATTACCTAAAGATTATTTACGCTTAATGATGGCAGGTGACTTTGTCTTGGATATCTTTGATTCGGCTGGCACCTTATGCGCTGAGATTGCGACTCAGTGAGGAACCTATTGTAGCTGGCGCCGGTGACAATGCCGCAGGCGCTGTCGGTATTGTGGCTATTAATCCTAACCAAGCATTTTTATCGCTAGGAACCTCGGGGATATTTTGTTGCTAACCAGGGCTATTTACCAAATCCTGATAACGCGGTACATATTTTTTGTCATTGCATTCGCAACACTTGGCATCAAATGTCAGTCGTGCTCAGTGCGGCTAGCTGTTTAAGTTGGGTGACTAAACTTATCGGTTATGGCAACGAAAATACCATAAAAAAGAGGACCAAGTGTTACTATGGTCCTCAACCCGTGGAGTGGGGGAAGCGTTAAGTCGAAGGCAATAATGCTATTTCAGTACTTGCCAATGTACCTTTGATTTCAATTGCCACTTTGTATTTTTTAACTGAGCCAGGCGCAGTGTTTACATCCCAATCTAAATCGGTAGCATCAAAGCGATAACTGCCTTTTTCTGTTTCCACTAAAACACCTTCACAATCCGCTGCAGCACTATCACAAGTATACTGATGAGTTACGTGCCAGCGCTTCCATGCTTTTGCGTGACTAGACGATAAGTTTTCGTCAGGAAAACCAAAGTAAGTAATGCTGTAATCTTTGGCATTGGTCACAGCTAATGCGTCATCATCCGCCAAGCTAAAGTTTAATGTACCGCTCACGCCATCAAACTCAGCAAGACTTAGGTTAATGGCTAATGCCTCAGTGGCATCAATGCTGTCAACAACCGGTGGAGGGTTAATAACAGGCGGCTCATCTTTAGCAGAATCGCTGTCACTGCCACAACCTGTACACAGTAATAACCCAGCCAAAAGGCTTGTCACTAATTTATCATTCATGACGGGCTCCTTAATTAAAGTGTCCGGTATGACACACGGTACATTCCATATCAGTTTTCACACTTGCTGCACTGCCCATTGTCGATGTGGCACCATGACAGCTTTGACAGTTTTGCGCATCTTCTGACGGTTTAGATTCTGGCAATGCCGCAATATCTTCACCCGCGTAAGCACGATTTAATAACTCAACCAAATGATAAGCAATTGAGGCTGATAAACGGTAGCAACGTTCACCCTTTTCACTAAAACTAAAGCCTGACGCTTTAGACCAGTTACTGATTGATGAGTGACATAACACACTGTTAGCAATAGATGACTTGCCCACTTTGGCGGTCTTTTCTTCTGTAGAGCCAATCCCCGCAATAAACTCTGCTGATGACAGTGGTAACTCGGTTGTTTCATAATATCTAAAGGCTGCGCCAATCACTGCAGCATTTTGACCATTAATATCATCAAGAATATTCACTAACATACCGGTGGCATTCATATTGCCACAAACTGTGCCTTGTCCAGCTATACCGGCACCACCATAGGCTGCAATAGCGGTAGGAATAGAGGCAAATTTGGCCGCGTCTGCACTACTTGAATTAGCCAACATGGTCACTAGCGAATGAAAAACCTGATGCATACACCCACCACCGGTTTCATAAGCCAACTTTGCCGTTGCCATTGCATCTAGTGGTACATATTTTAATTTATCACCTAATGCTAAACGAAAGTTGCCTTGCTCATCGGTTGCGGCAAAAGCCGAAGTGCCCATTAATGTGACTCCCGCTGCTGCGGTGCTGATACCAATAATTTTGGTCAATGCTTGGCGTCTATTGATGCTCATAAAAGTGTCCTCACTGGATAATGTTTTTATTTTGTCGACGTCATTTTGTGAACGTCTGTTGTTTGATTGAAGCCAGTTTGGACAAGGAATATTGTAAATAATGTGATGCTGACTTGATGAATATCAGTGAGATTTTTCTAATAAAGAATTAATGCATTGATAAAGCTAAAACTCGACAAAAGCGATTAACCCTAACAGCTTAAAACCAAAATTCAGATTGCAATGTGATCTTCAGCGCTTTATTTATGATATTTGCAGTATTTTTGACGATTTATCGCGATGACATACTTACGAAAGACGGCTCGAATAAGGTGACTTTAATCACAAATCAGCAAGCTTAAGCAAATGGCATCGACAGTTTTATATATGAGTTGTAAGGAATTAGTCGCGATCACAGAAATTATTTATCCAGTCGCATAAGCTAATCAATAAGATAATCACTGGACTGCTAGGCATGCAAATAGGTGACAGCCTCTTTGATATACAAAGGGGTATTTTGACAAATCAATTAACTGGCGAGCAGTGGCAATTGCCCCGTGCTGAGCGACAGGTATTAACTTTACTTGTGGTCAACATTGATAAAGTGGTCGCGAAGCAAACATTAGGCGCCGGCGACAATGAGCATCCGCCGCTAAGCGATTCATCGGTCACCCGAGCCATCTTTATGCTGCGCTCGTTTTTAGGGCCGTTACATGAACACATGATTGAAACCATAAAAGGCAAAGGTTATCGATTACACATAGATAAGCGCTTATCAAAGCCTGTCACTAAGGCCACCACCGGACGAGTAAAACAAACCTATCAAGCGGTGATTTTATGGTTGTTTGGCAAGCGAAATAGAGCCTTGAAAGCTTGGATTGGCATACTGATCTTGCTGCTGACTATATTGGTGTTAAGACAATGGCGAGTGTCTGTCGATGATGATGTGCAGCATACACCGGCTTTTGCCAGCACCAGCGTCACACTCAAATCTGGCCAGCAATTAAACTTGCTAAGCTATGCAAAATCAAAAACCAATAACACCCTATTATTATTACTTGCTGAACGCTTAGCTCAGGAATTTGGCCACTGCGACACAACGCCTTGGAAAAATGTATATCTGTCACTTTCACACGACAAACAAGTGTTTAATATCACCTTAAAAGGCGATAAGTTTGGTCAATCTGTTGTTCGAAACCTAAAGCTGACCGATTTTAGACAGCAGAAAAACTTTATTTCCGAACAATGGTTTACGGAGGTATCTTTGTGTGAATAGAAAAGTAGTTTGGAGCATCAACCTCATTGTGCTAACGCTGTTGTTAGTCAGCATCACGGTCAGCTATCATCACCTATATCCCACGAAAGACTTGATGCTAAGTTGCAGTTCAGAGCTATTTGATCGCACGAATACAAATGGTTCTGAACAGCGGCATTATTTGCTGGTGGACGTTGTGGCTAAAAATCAGCAAGCACAAATCAATTACCGCTATTTCAACCTCGATGGCAGCTCAGCTGGCAGCATTTTGATGCATGGCAAACTGATTGATGTTGACCAACATAACAATCGCTACCATTTTTCAGTCACGACCAAACAAGAAACTGAGCACAATATTCAAGGCGAACAGCCACAGCACATGCAATATCTGTCTTATATCAGCTCGTTAAATATCGACAGCCAAAAAATGCATAATCTCTCGATTGAGCCACTGGAATTAGATACTGACAGAGATTATGCCATAGTGTTATTTCAACCCAGTAATACCGTATGCGGCTGCAGAATAGTCAATTAACCCGCATCTAACTTTGACCATCATCGCAACTAACCAGTCTTCACCATAAAAACGGCACCTAAATGTTAACTTTGGTGCCGTTATTTTGAATTGATTAGCCTGTCAACACTTGGCTATTTTGCCAAGGGTAAAACCAAATAACGCCTAGCCTAATACCGAATGCGCTACTGATTCACTCCATTTGGTTTAACGGTTAGCGGCTTCAAAGCTATCATCAAGCTGATGTTCAAAACTGGCAATATCCACTTTATTGCCTTTTAAACGCTCGACCACAATGTAGTTGACCGGCACTAAAATCAACGTAATAAACGTCGCAAATATAATCCCAAAGCCCAATGATATTGCCATTGGAATTAAGAACTGCGCCTGAGTTGATTTTTCTAATAACAGCGGTGTTAAACCAATAAAGGTGGTTAAACTGGTCAGCATCACAGGCCTAAAGCGTTTGGCGCCTGCGGTTAAAACCGCTTCGGCTATCGCCATACCATCAGCGCGTTTTTTATTTATAAAATCCACCAGCACTAATGAATCGTTGACCACAACCCCCACCAGCGCCAACATACCCAATATACTGAATATGGTGAGTGGCGATCCCATAAACCAGTGGCCGAGCACAGCGCCAATCAAGCCAAAAGGGATCACGCTCATCACAATCAACGGCTGAATATACGACTTAAACGGTATCGCCAATAAGCTGTAAATCATAAATAGCACAAACACTAAGCCCCACTGTAACGACCCAAAGCTCTCACGTTGCTCGCGCGCCTCTCCTTCAAGCGAGTGTCTAACTCCCGGATATTGTTGCACTAAATTATCAAGAAACACTTTAAGATCGGCTTGTAATACCGTCATATTGGTGTTGTCTTTGTCCAAATCTGCGGTGACATTTAATACTCGATAACGATCGACCCGTTTAATGCTAGACGGACTTTTACCAAAGGTCATTTTGGCCACATGCCCCAATGGCACTTGCGCTCCCTGACTGGTGGAAATCAGCACTTTTTTAAGGTCATCCAATGACTCACGCTCATTTAATGGTAAGCGCACCATCACCCGAACATCGTCACGACCACGTTGAATGCGCTGCACTTCAGCACCAAAATAGAAGCTTCTTATTTGGCTAGTCACCTCTTGACGCGTTAGCCCCAGCGCTTTGCCTTGTTCGGTTAGCTCAATCAGCAATTCTTCTTTACCGTCAGATAAGCTATCGGCAATATCAAATACCGTTGGGTAAGTTTTTAAGTGCGCTTTTACTTTGTCGGCGATTTCACTTAGGGTTGCAATTGAGTTACCACTAAGCTGCACATCGATGGGATCAGAGCTTCGGCCGGTTTCAGCTCGATAACTCATAGACTCAGCCCCAGGAATTTCACCGACACTTTTACGCCATTCGGTTAATAATTCCCTAGAGGTAATATCAGAGATACGCTTCTCGGCTGGCGTAATTTCAAAACGAACGCCCCCCTCATTCGAGGTGCCGCCACGACCACCTGTGGTCGCCAAAATATTGATAATGACACTGTTACCATCTTCATCACGGTACTTGTCTTGTAGCGCCTCAGCTTTAGCCGCAATGCGCATAATATGTCCATTGGTGACTTCAAATGGCGTACCCGCAGGCATGGTTAAGTTAAGCCGTATGGTTTCACTCGGAATACGCGGAAAGAAAGTAAACTTAGTCCACCCGGTCGCTAGCAATGCCGCAATAATAAATAAAATGCTAATAAACAAACTTAAGGTGGCCGTTTTATGTCTTAACGCCAAGCGTAAAAACGGTTGATAAAACCTAATAATCGCGTGTTCAAAACCATCAGCAAACCTTTGTTGAAACAGTTCAAACTTATTGTATTGCTGCTTCTCGTGGCGCAACTTGATATTTTTAAGGTGAGCAGGCAACACAAACTTAGATTCAATTAACGAGAACAATAAAACCGGGATCACCACAATCGCAATTTGGGCAAATAATGCCCCACGAGTGCCTTCAATAAACAACATAGGTAAAAAGGCTGTTACCGTGGTTAATATCCCAAAGGTAACCGGTGCCGCCACTTCTTGAGTTCCCAAAATAGCAGCTTGTTCGCCACTAGGTGCCGTTTTAAGGTGGGTATATATATTCTCCCCAGTAACAATGGCATCATCAACCACTATCCCTAGCACCAAAATAAACCCAAATAGGCTAATCACATTTAACGACACACCAAAAAATGGCATAAAAATAAATGCGCCCATAAACGAAACCGGAATGCCAATAAACACCCAAATAGCAATCGATGGCCGTAAGAATAAAGTTAACAACAGCAATACCAATATGCCGCCTTGTATTGCGCTGGTCGTTAAGGTGGCAATGCGGTTTTTCACCAACTCAGAGTCATCATCCCAATAGCTTAAGCT
This Shewanella aestuarii DNA region includes the following protein-coding sequences:
- a CDS encoding Gfo/Idh/MocA family protein — encoded protein: MIHWGIVSSGRIAAQFCQDLAYVKGCIAYGVAARDINHARAFAAQHCIEHCYEGYQAMFADPNIDVVYIATPHNFHFQNVYDALMAGKHVLCEKPVTVSVDEWLALAKLAKQKQLLLMEAMWTYFLPAMIKAKQWLYEGRIGKLKHVKVDFGYPIAFEPSGREYNPDLAGGCLLDMGIYPLAIAHYFVQAPLTELKVIADVLPNGVEDDVMMMGRCGEVKINLATSFQCKLSNTAYIIGDKGIIEIPDAFRASECSLFELDLLVDHFADNRQSLGYHYEAQEMVNLINQGKIESHVVSHQHSLTFQQLLAQVKAMIKLQ
- a CDS encoding LacI family DNA-binding transcriptional regulator — translated: MADLKRARIKDVAEQAGVSMMTVSRVLNQDAKVSPKTRDKVMAVVEKMGYRPNVSARRLASGKSFFLGLLYDNPSDAYISQFLLSALHSSRNAGYHLIVEKANDQIDKTITSVKELIEVTQVDGMILLPPLCDNQAIIDVLTHAAIPFVRVAPDTQLALSPYICMDDYQASFELTEMLIKQGHKKIAHIIGDTKQGVSRLRYQGYLDALRSNQIVVPPEYVEQGSFTYQSGMNAGQNLLSLADRPTAIFAANDDMAAAVISIAQVKGLDIPNDVAIVGFDDTQVAKIVWPNISTVRQPIDEMAQMAISILASTKFEKLNDVSVSELRHVLDFQIIERGSSQLISAK
- a CDS encoding efflux RND transporter permease subunit codes for the protein MIAWFAKNHVAANLLMLMLLVLGLGSLSTRIPLEVFPTVESEMVSVRVSLRGATPEDVEKGVTIRIEEAVQDLEGIKKMTSTSSESSSQVIIEIDSGFDAREVLADIKSRVDAINTFPVDAEKPIVSLAQRKREVIAVTVTGQYSEKETLEFAEVVRDELLRLDGVTQLDLSGVRNYEVSLELSQDKLRQYNLTLSEVAKAINASSTDISAGNLKTQGGDILLRSKGQAYYKDEFANIAIKSASDGTIIRLGDVANVVDGFEETPVRTRFNGQQAAFIDVYRIGQQSAIDVADKVKGYIDSRQATLPEGYSLSYWDDDSELVKNRIATLTTSAIQGGILVLLLLTLFLRPSIAIWVFIGIPVSFMGAFIFMPFFGVSLNVISLFGFILVLGIVVDDAIVTGENIYTHLKTAPSGEQAAILGTQEVAAPVTFGILTTVTAFLPMLFIEGTRGALFAQIAIVVIPVLLFSLIESKFVLPAHLKNIKLRHEKQQYNKFELFQQRFADGFEHAIIRFYQPFLRLALRHKTATLSLFISILFIIAALLATGWTKFTFFPRIPSETIRLNLTMPAGTPFEVTNGHIMRIAAKAEALQDKYRDEDGNSVIINILATTGGRGGTSNEGGVRFEITPAEKRISDITSRELLTEWRKSVGEIPGAESMSYRAETGRSSDPIDVQLSGNSIATLSEIADKVKAHLKTYPTVFDIADSLSDGKEELLIELTEQGKALGLTRQEVTSQIRSFYFGAEVQRIQRGRDDVRVMVRLPLNERESLDDLKKVLISTSQGAQVPLGHVAKMTFGKSPSSIKRVDRYRVLNVTADLDKDNTNMTVLQADLKVFLDNLVQQYPGVRHSLEGEAREQRESFGSLQWGLVFVLFMIYSLLAIPFKSYIQPLIVMSVIPFGLIGAVLGHWFMGSPLTIFSILGMLALVGVVVNDSLVLVDFINKKRADGMAIAEAVLTAGAKRFRPVMLTSLTTFIGLTPLLLEKSTQAQFLIPMAISLGFGIIFATFITLILVPVNYIVVERLKGNKVDIASFEHQLDDSFEAANR
- a CDS encoding cytochrome C, producing MSINRRQALTKIIGISTAAAGVTLMGTSAFAATDEQGNFRLALGDKLKYVPLDAMATAKLAYETGGGCMHQVFHSLVTMLANSSSADAAKFASIPTAIAAYGGAGIAGQGTVCGNMNATGMLVNILDDINGQNAAVIGAAFRYYETTELPLSSAEFIAGIGSTEEKTAKVGKSSIANSVLCHSSISNWSKASGFSFSEKGERCYRLSASIAYHLVELLNRAYAGEDIAALPESKPSEDAQNCQSCHGATSTMGSAASVKTDMECTVCHTGHFN
- a CDS encoding winged helix-turn-helix domain-containing protein, with the protein product MTNQLTGEQWQLPRAERQVLTLLVVNIDKVVAKQTLGAGDNEHPPLSDSSVTRAIFMLRSFLGPLHEHMIETIKGKGYRLHIDKRLSKPVTKATTGRVKQTYQAVILWLFGKRNRALKAWIGILILLLTILVLRQWRVSVDDDVQHTPAFASTSVTLKSGQQLNLLSYAKSKTNNTLLLLLAERLAQEFGHCDTTPWKNVYLSLSHDKQVFNITLKGDKFGQSVVRNLKLTDFRQQKNFISEQWFTEVSLCE